GAGAAGGAGCTTTTCGGCGGCGAGCTCAACACCACCAACAACCGCATGGAGCTGCAGGCGGTGATCGAAGGCCTGGCCGCACTCACCCGGCCGTGCAAGGTGGTGCTCTACCTGGACAGCCAGTACGTGCGCCAGGGCATCACCGAATGGATCAAGGGCTGGAAGGCCAAGGGCTGGATGACCGCGAGCAAGCAGCCGGTGAAGAACGTCGAGCTGTGGAAGCGGCTCGACAAGCTGGTGCAGGAGGGGGGGCACACCATCGAGTGGCGCTGGGTCAAGGGCCACTCGGGCGACCCGGGCAACGAGCGGGCCGACCTGCTGGCCAACAAGGGTGTGCTGAAGGCGCAGGGGCGGCTCTAGCCGGCAGGCGGCAAGGGCGCCGGCGCGGGCCAGGTCTCGCCCATGCGGGCGCGGAACAACAACGCATCCGTGGCGCGCAGCCGCCGGCTCAGTTCGCGGCTGATGTTCATCTGGATCAGCGCGAACTGCGCGGCGTCGTGTTCGAACAGCCGATACAGGTTGTCGGGTGTGAGTTCGATGGCGCGGCAGTCCGTGTCGGCGCGCACCGAGGCGCTGCGCGGAAACAGGTCGATCAGCGCCATCTCGCCGAAGCAGTCGCCCGCGGCGAGTTCGCGAAGCAGCAGGGCGTCGCCCTGCCAGTGCTTCGAGACGCTCACGCGGCCGGCTTCCAGCACATACATGCACGTCGCCGGGTCGCCTTCGCGAAAGAAGTA
The sequence above is drawn from the Variovorax sp. J2L1-78 genome and encodes:
- the rnhA gene encoding ribonuclease HI; amino-acid sequence: MTEVQIYTDGACKGNPGPGGWGAWLKSGTTEKELFGGELNTTNNRMELQAVIEGLAALTRPCKVVLYLDSQYVRQGITEWIKGWKAKGWMTASKQPVKNVELWKRLDKLVQEGGHTIEWRWVKGHSGDPGNERADLLANKGVLKAQGRL
- a CDS encoding Crp/Fnr family transcriptional regulator codes for the protein MLAARIEWMQQMPIFGAIEAATLEFLLAPAPLIEVPAGAYFFREGDPATCMYVLEAGRVSVSKHWQGDALLLRELAAGDCFGEMALIDLFPRSASVRADTDCRAIELTPDNLYRLFEHDAAQFALIQMNISRELSRRLRATDALLFRARMGETWPAPAPLPPAG